In Lacrimispora indolis DSM 755, a genomic segment contains:
- a CDS encoding S-layer homology domain-containing protein: MKFSWGKKRLKRRLSTALVFIMVSSCVMPAYADGSGITGNLNSNVSFSEDVLSEESLEAAPEASWEEEVISEDNAGEGETVIDETAESDEAAQETEEETIEEPSEETDENLGETEAEPGETEAEPGETEAEPGETEAEPEETEAEPGETEAEPEETEESIDETEGSGEAVEETEEDTEESQEPSGETKEEGEKPENESIEETEAPVENAGPFSIEVRNIELMGDYEDGTYTGSGAGYKSTITLKITIADNQITEIQEISQNETLSKWEMAKVLFEEIINANSTDVDAISSATYSSDGIIEAVNDALSKAVTGGSQVFEDGNGSKGDPYIIAESVQLERFAQKINEGNDYQGKYIELSDDLELSGEWTPAGTKEEPFAGFFNGKGHTITGLSIQENNVKYAGLFGYLAAGAKVSDVKLEDVNISREAGATEAGAIAGSAEIGVIIDNCQVYGTIEASNSTGISYAGGIAGRLGQESVVSNVYADVTVAAFSGSSSAYAGGVIGMSVNKCILINGASVGSVSAKTDAGTICGAGGVFGTQSGTAYNVFSNCDVTAESAEQSKALAGGISCMATNNTAIVNGYFNNSIANAFMTASSAINKYVAENVVSLWDSEFNSQDFADTLNRGLTRSQRAGGIARISEAGNQNMGDLEHALDALDILYAWDYTGGVILSGEAFVDDTIDTGIFESGSGTEEDPYVLKTEEQLRAFAKSLSDDVTYSGIYIALEEDVDVSSETWLPIGLGHYDFRGTFDGKGNKITGIRIGTQEAPYEEESGDSQNLSKMTTYYGFFGVIGENAVIKNLGIEDSVISVKRSTSIYAGLLAGVTDRAYVDSCYAQGYVSSETTHSKANAWAGGLVSQTIKGGIINSWSDAEVFCTAIGGLAESGAFIGMTNRSVVANCFALGNTGGKASREDGNEGMPAVSSFIGVNAGKVANCYASGDMNAASFSTYVGSFSGWATGIARQFISYYNADAVQNSNGTINNPVISVGFMVSAGVNDEGEPYDGTYHVGIEAKELSFMKSQAFADLLNSNFHAFPLDLVNGESSNVGNQNAMGLPEFMKLKEWQLENDVVMPVGETVITTYEDMTPVFEPDALDVADGTYYGRAKGPGGEYIYVNMTVAEARISEIHVTKHSEGSQLDSISPEIIASVISAQNYSQSGSDSELGKALKSAIAVAAQKAAIRDISGYGYVSDTIFGAGNGTKENPYLINTPEQLVAFAGSLNEDEHYDGKYVKLGNHISLDGIEWIPAGGSGVYGFRGTFDGNNKVISHMTIGSPENPEMYCKSVGLFANLEAARIKNLGIENASIYQKYLGDSIAYSGLLSGYYIENAGDGGYVDFCYAEGTINSYAAKQNDSGGLIGAINRGTIANSYTKAEINCESRDGYAYAGGISALPNRALIINNYALGSIKGKGNGARIQIGGISGMNAGITINNYASVELVSANTTVDIGGFSGRVSGIGYVERAYYNSEAKQISGSLEILPAKGVGTVVSGTNYGKGIVVDLEGKSLSDLKRPEFAETLNANKADAEIIKKAGSLLVELGSGIPSEITLRDFQYSANDDGVVFKDRVSGSTDGGSSDGGSPDGGSSDGGSSDGGSSGGGSTGGDNSGGDPSDGGATSHDSSSESSSAGTETKSSANLADRPVKADIAVTVNVGENGSASVSVSDQTIAEAIARAQSDARVQGKTANGISIAINIVLPKEARSLVVAFSRNALERLVNANIQSLDFNGTLVTMGLNKKAVEEICRQSGNDITISAEPVDISGVRSCYDITIRSVKDGEPLTVTDLKEGAAVMGIPYTPESNEDSGRLYGVYVDDSGRISRIANSVYDGNSRQILFLTDHFSIYGVGYMASAPAFADTQAHWAGESIDYITGRGLLPGVSVSGFAPEAVLTRGTLAAALGKLAEADVSSYTGSSFSDLAGNEQAPYVEWAYRNGIIQGTGADLFAQDAAVTREEMASVMQNYARVTGFSLPVTRSQYSFTDYESIGSEGKAAVTAMQKAGVMMGERDGSFQPKGNITRAQAAVILERYIKLVIDPKTAEGWAKNDSGQYLYYKNGLAVTGTEIINGVTYYFSAAGIMQEN, from the coding sequence TTGAAATTTTCTTGGGGTAAGAAAAGGCTTAAAAGGAGATTGAGCACAGCGCTGGTTTTCATTATGGTAAGCTCCTGCGTTATGCCTGCTTATGCAGACGGAAGCGGAATTACCGGGAATTTAAACAGCAATGTTTCTTTTTCTGAAGATGTTTTATCAGAAGAATCATTGGAAGCTGCGCCGGAAGCCAGTTGGGAAGAGGAGGTGATTTCAGAGGACAATGCCGGTGAAGGAGAAACCGTAATAGATGAAACGGCTGAATCGGATGAGGCGGCGCAGGAAACGGAAGAAGAGACCATAGAAGAACCTTCGGAAGAGACAGATGAGAACCTGGGAGAAACGGAGGCAGAGCCTGGAGAAACGGAGGCAGAGCCTGGGGAGACGGAAGCAGAGCCAGGGGAGACGGAAGCAGAGCCAGAGGAAACGGAAGCAGAGCCTGGAGAAACAGAAGCAGAGCCAGAGGAGACGGAAGAAAGCATAGATGAGACAGAAGGATCCGGGGAAGCGGTTGAGGAGACAGAAGAAGATACGGAAGAATCCCAGGAGCCATCCGGCGAGACAAAAGAAGAAGGGGAAAAACCGGAAAACGAGAGCATAGAAGAAACCGAAGCGCCGGTTGAGAATGCAGGACCGTTTTCTATTGAAGTAAGAAACATAGAACTGATGGGAGACTATGAGGATGGCACCTATACCGGAAGCGGAGCAGGGTATAAAAGTACCATTACTTTAAAGATCACGATTGCTGACAATCAAATTACGGAGATACAGGAAATCTCCCAAAATGAGACATTAAGTAAATGGGAAATGGCAAAGGTGCTTTTTGAGGAGATAATAAATGCCAATTCTACCGATGTAGACGCCATTAGTTCCGCAACATACAGCAGTGATGGAATCATAGAAGCGGTAAATGATGCTTTATCAAAAGCTGTAACAGGCGGCAGCCAGGTGTTTGAAGATGGAAACGGCAGTAAAGGGGATCCCTATATCATCGCAGAAAGCGTGCAGCTTGAACGGTTTGCCCAGAAAATAAATGAGGGCAATGACTACCAGGGAAAGTATATAGAGCTTTCCGATGACCTGGAATTAAGCGGAGAATGGACTCCTGCCGGAACAAAAGAAGAGCCTTTTGCAGGATTCTTTAACGGAAAAGGCCACACAATCACCGGATTGAGCATACAGGAAAACAACGTGAAATATGCCGGTCTTTTTGGTTATCTGGCAGCAGGGGCGAAGGTTTCTGACGTGAAGCTGGAAGATGTAAATATTTCCCGTGAAGCTGGAGCCACTGAAGCAGGAGCCATAGCAGGAAGCGCGGAGATTGGGGTCATTATTGATAATTGCCAGGTATATGGAACCATTGAGGCCAGTAATTCCACAGGCATCAGTTATGCCGGCGGAATTGCAGGGAGATTGGGACAGGAATCCGTGGTATCCAATGTTTATGCAGACGTGACGGTTGCTGCATTTTCAGGAAGCAGCAGTGCTTATGCTGGAGGCGTGATCGGAATGTCCGTAAACAAATGCATTCTGATAAATGGGGCATCCGTTGGAAGCGTTTCTGCTAAAACAGATGCCGGCACCATATGCGGTGCAGGAGGTGTATTCGGTACCCAGTCCGGTACGGCGTACAATGTTTTCAGCAATTGTGATGTCACAGCGGAAAGCGCAGAACAAAGCAAGGCTTTGGCTGGCGGAATAAGCTGTATGGCCACAAACAATACTGCAATTGTGAATGGTTATTTCAATAACAGCATTGCCAATGCATTTATGACAGCATCCAGCGCGATTAACAAATATGTGGCTGAAAATGTGGTGAGCTTATGGGATTCGGAATTCAATAGTCAGGATTTTGCAGACACATTAAACCGCGGCTTAACAAGATCACAAAGAGCAGGGGGGATTGCAAGGATTTCAGAAGCAGGAAATCAGAACATGGGAGATCTTGAACATGCGCTTGATGCTCTTGATATTCTTTATGCTTGGGATTATACTGGCGGAGTCATTCTCTCTGGGGAAGCCTTTGTGGATGACACCATTGATACGGGCATATTTGAAAGCGGCAGCGGAACAGAGGAAGACCCATATGTTCTTAAGACGGAAGAACAGCTCAGGGCGTTTGCAAAGTCCTTATCCGATGATGTCACTTATTCCGGTATTTATATAGCTCTTGAGGAAGATGTTGATGTTTCCAGTGAAACCTGGCTTCCCATCGGACTTGGACACTATGATTTCAGAGGAACTTTTGACGGAAAGGGGAACAAGATTACAGGAATACGCATAGGGACCCAGGAAGCTCCTTATGAAGAGGAGTCCGGAGACAGTCAGAATCTCAGCAAAATGACGACCTATTATGGATTTTTTGGCGTTATAGGTGAAAATGCGGTCATTAAGAACTTAGGCATAGAAGATTCCGTAATTTCTGTCAAGAGAAGTACAAGTATTTATGCAGGACTTCTTGCGGGTGTTACAGACAGAGCGTATGTTGACAGCTGCTATGCCCAGGGGTATGTTTCCAGCGAAACAACTCACAGCAAAGCAAATGCCTGGGCAGGCGGCCTGGTAAGCCAGACTATTAAAGGCGGAATCATTAATTCATGGTCGGATGCGGAAGTTTTCTGTACGGCAATCGGCGGTCTTGCGGAATCCGGGGCATTTATAGGTATGACAAACAGAAGTGTTGTTGCAAACTGTTTTGCCTTGGGCAATACAGGAGGAAAAGCCAGCAGAGAAGATGGCAACGAAGGGATGCCGGCGGTTTCTTCCTTCATTGGTGTAAACGCAGGTAAAGTAGCAAATTGTTATGCTTCCGGCGATATGAATGCGGCTTCTTTTTCTACTTATGTGGGATCCTTTTCAGGCTGGGCAACAGGCATTGCAAGACAGTTTATCTCTTATTATAACGCAGACGCGGTCCAGAATAGCAACGGAACCATCAACAATCCGGTGATCAGCGTTGGTTTTATGGTGAGCGCAGGGGTAAATGACGAAGGCGAACCTTATGATGGTACTTATCATGTGGGAATTGAGGCAAAAGAACTGTCATTTATGAAGAGTCAGGCGTTTGCCGATCTTTTAAACAGCAATTTCCATGCCTTTCCTCTGGATCTTGTAAACGGAGAAAGCTCCAATGTGGGAAATCAGAATGCCATGGGTCTTCCTGAATTCATGAAGCTGAAAGAATGGCAGCTGGAAAATGACGTTGTTATGCCTGTAGGAGAAACGGTAATCACGACCTATGAAGATATGACTCCGGTATTTGAACCGGATGCCCTTGACGTGGCTGACGGCACTTATTATGGTAGAGCAAAAGGGCCGGGCGGAGAATATATTTATGTGAACATGACGGTAGCGGAAGCCCGTATTTCAGAGATCCATGTAACGAAGCACAGCGAGGGAAGCCAGCTGGATTCCATTTCTCCTGAAATCATAGCCTCCGTAATATCGGCTCAGAATTATTCCCAGTCAGGCAGTGACAGTGAACTTGGGAAAGCTTTGAAAAGTGCGATCGCAGTTGCGGCACAGAAGGCCGCCATACGGGATATTTCCGGATACGGATATGTTTCAGACACCATCTTTGGGGCAGGAAACGGCACAAAGGAGAATCCATATCTCATAAACACTCCTGAGCAGTTGGTGGCGTTCGCCGGTTCTTTAAATGAAGACGAGCATTATGATGGGAAGTACGTGAAGCTTGGGAATCATATTTCTCTGGACGGAATTGAATGGATTCCTGCAGGGGGATCAGGAGTGTATGGTTTCCGGGGAACCTTTGATGGAAACAACAAGGTAATAAGCCATATGACCATCGGTTCTCCGGAAAATCCGGAAATGTACTGCAAGTCGGTTGGCCTTTTCGCAAATCTGGAAGCAGCCAGGATTAAAAATCTTGGAATCGAAAATGCATCGATTTACCAAAAGTATCTGGGCGATTCCATCGCCTATTCCGGATTGCTGTCTGGATATTATATTGAAAATGCAGGTGACGGCGGGTACGTTGATTTTTGTTATGCAGAAGGAACCATTAACAGCTATGCTGCAAAGCAAAATGACAGCGGAGGCCTGATCGGGGCCATTAACAGAGGAACCATAGCAAACAGCTATACAAAGGCTGAGATTAACTGTGAAAGCAGGGATGGCTATGCTTATGCGGGAGGCATAAGTGCGCTTCCTAACAGGGCTTTGATCATTAACAACTATGCCTTGGGCAGCATCAAGGGCAAGGGAAATGGAGCCAGGATTCAGATCGGTGGAATTTCAGGCATGAACGCCGGCATAACGATCAATAATTATGCCAGCGTTGAGCTGGTTTCAGCGAATACAACCGTAGATATCGGAGGCTTTTCAGGAAGAGTTTCAGGAATTGGATACGTAGAACGGGCTTATTATAACAGCGAAGCAAAACAGATAAGCGGTTCTCTGGAAATCCTTCCGGCCAAAGGGGTCGGCACTGTTGTTTCCGGTACCAACTACGGCAAAGGGATAGTCGTGGATTTAGAAGGAAAGAGCTTGTCCGATTTAAAACGTCCGGAATTTGCAGAGACTTTGAATGCAAATAAAGCTGATGCAGAAATAATAAAAAAAGCGGGCAGTCTGTTAGTAGAACTGGGTTCTGGGATTCCTTCTGAAATTACTCTCCGTGATTTTCAGTATTCCGCAAATGATGACGGGGTAGTATTCAAGGACAGAGTGTCAGGTTCTACAGACGGAGGATCATCGGATGGAGGTTCGCCGGATGGAGGATCATCGGACGGAGGATCATCGGATGGAGGATCATCAGGTGGAGGTTCAACCGGTGGGGATAATTCAGGCGGTGACCCATCAGACGGCGGCGCCACCAGTCATGATTCTTCAAGCGAGAGCTCTTCTGCCGGCACAGAAACAAAATCCTCCGCCAATTTGGCAGACCGGCCTGTCAAAGCAGATATTGCTGTGACGGTAAATGTTGGAGAGAATGGTTCTGCCAGTGTCTCTGTTTCCGATCAAACTATTGCAGAGGCAATCGCCAGGGCACAATCCGATGCCAGAGTGCAGGGGAAAACGGCAAATGGAATTTCCATAGCAATCAATATTGTCCTTCCAAAGGAGGCCAGATCCCTGGTTGTCGCGTTTTCAAGAAACGCACTGGAACGTCTTGTGAATGCAAATATACAGAGCCTTGATTTCAATGGGACTCTTGTGACCATGGGCCTTAATAAGAAGGCGGTGGAGGAAATCTGCAGACAAAGCGGCAATGACATCACCATCTCAGCAGAACCGGTTGATATAAGCGGTGTCCGCAGCTGCTATGACATCACCATTCGTTCCGTAAAGGATGGAGAACCCCTGACTGTTACAGACCTGAAAGAGGGAGCTGCTGTCATGGGGATTCCGTACACACCAGAAAGCAATGAGGACTCAGGACGTTTGTACGGAGTATATGTGGATGACAGCGGAAGGATCAGCCGGATTGCAAATTCGGTATATGACGGAAACAGCAGGCAGATTCTCTTCCTGACAGATCATTTTTCCATCTATGGTGTGGGATACATGGCTTCTGCCCCGGCATTTGCAGATACACAAGCACATTGGGCCGGGGAATCCATTGATTATATAACTGGCCGCGGACTTTTGCCGGGCGTCTCCGTTTCCGGATTTGCACCGGAGGCCGTTCTGACCAGAGGAACGCTGGCAGCGGCTCTGGGAAAGCTGGCAGAGGCTGATGTAAGCAGTTATACGGGCAGCAGCTTTTCTGATTTGGCAGGCAATGAGCAGGCACCTTATGTGGAATGGGCATACCGGAATGGAATCATCCAGGGAACCGGTGCTGATTTATTTGCACAGGACGCTGCAGTGACCCGTGAGGAAATGGCTTCAGTAATGCAGAATTATGCCAGAGTCACCGGTTTTTCTCTGCCGGTCACTCGCTCCCAATACAGCTTTACGGATTATGAAAGCATAGGAAGCGAAGGGAAAGCTGCGGTAACAGCCATGCAGAAGGCAGGTGTTATGATGGGAGAAAGAGACGGCAGTTTTCAGCCAAAAGGCAACATTACCCGTGCTCAGGCGGCTGTTATTCTGGAGCGGTATATTAAGCTGGTTATAGATCCTAAAACTGCAGAGGGCTGGGCGAAAAATGATTCCGGTCAGTATCTGTACTACAAAAATGGGCTTGCTGTCACCGGAACAGAGATCATTAACGGAGTAACCTATTATTTTTCTGCAGCTGGAATCATGCAGGAAAACTAA
- a CDS encoding MurR/RpiR family transcriptional regulator, with translation MFRVEQVKSLNDLEMEVYHYVTKNYDKVKYMRIRELALEAHVSTSTVLRFCKKMDCNGYAEFKIRLKQHFDKGKELHATDDVTEVIDFLKKTTSEEFEKKLDMMTEVIVRANHVIFVGSGMSGIVAKYGARYFSSMGKFCLYIDEPHYPTESKFFENALVIVFSVSGESNDTIGHVIRFKEQNCQIFSVTNTENCTVAKLSDYNIAYYVTYMRLKVYDITTQMPAMSIVERLGKKLYRYTSEGSDNTLN, from the coding sequence ATGTTTCGTGTGGAGCAGGTTAAGTCACTGAATGATCTGGAAATGGAAGTATATCATTATGTAACGAAAAACTATGATAAAGTGAAGTATATGAGAATCAGGGAACTGGCTTTGGAAGCCCATGTTTCCACTTCTACGGTTTTGCGTTTTTGTAAGAAAATGGATTGTAACGGCTATGCAGAGTTTAAGATAAGGCTGAAGCAGCATTTTGATAAGGGAAAGGAATTGCATGCAACGGATGATGTGACGGAAGTCATTGACTTTCTAAAGAAAACCACATCGGAAGAATTTGAGAAAAAGCTGGATATGATGACGGAAGTTATTGTCCGCGCCAATCATGTGATCTTTGTGGGCAGCGGCATGTCCGGAATTGTGGCGAAATATGGGGCAAGGTATTTTTCCAGCATGGGTAAGTTCTGCCTTTATATCGATGAACCCCATTATCCCACAGAAAGCAAGTTTTTTGAAAATGCCCTGGTCATTGTATTTTCGGTTTCAGGGGAGTCTAACGATACCATTGGACATGTGATCCGTTTTAAGGAACAAAATTGTCAGATCTTCAGTGTGACCAATACTGAAAACTGCACTGTGGCGAAATTATCGGACTACAATATAGCTTACTATGTGACTTATATGCGGTTAAAGGTTTACGACATTACTACTCAAATGCCTGCCATGAGCATTGTGGAACGGCTGGGGAAAAAGCTGTACCGGTATACTTCCGAAGGATCGGACAATACTTTAAATTAG
- the ascB gene encoding 6-phospho-beta-glucosidase, whose translation MSDFKFPENFLWGGAIAANQAEGAFREGGRGPGNIDMIPHGVGRLKVKTGNVPRPELQKGEYYPSHEGIDFYHYYKEDIALMSEMGFKVFRTSISWSRLFPDGDEEKPNQAGIDFYRNMFLECKKYGMEPLVTLCHFDIPMGLVEKYGSWRNRKVLDFFLRYANVCFKEFSGLVKYWLTFNEINIILHSPFSGAGIAFQEGENKAQVTYQSAHHILVASALATKLAHEWDPENQVGCMLAGGSFYPYSCNPEDVWESVKKEQENLFFIDVQVRGAYPSYTRKLFYDKGVSLIMEEGDLEILRNTVDFVSFSYYSSRCVAADMNDKASNEGNIIRSVKNPYLQASQWGWGIDPLGLRITMNQLYDRYQKPLFIVENGLGAKDEIRQDGSIQDDYRIDYLRSHIQAMKEAMEDGVELLGYTVWSCIDIVSASTGEMSKRYGFIYVDRADDGSGTLQRRKKKSFYWYKKVIESNGNDIA comes from the coding sequence TTGAGCGATTTTAAATTTCCTGAGAACTTTCTTTGGGGAGGGGCCATTGCCGCCAATCAGGCGGAAGGCGCCTTTCGCGAAGGAGGCCGGGGACCAGGCAACATTGACATGATTCCTCATGGAGTGGGAAGGCTGAAGGTAAAGACAGGAAATGTTCCCCGCCCTGAATTGCAGAAAGGGGAATATTACCCCAGCCATGAGGGAATTGACTTTTATCACTATTATAAAGAAGATATTGCTTTAATGTCAGAAATGGGCTTTAAAGTATTCCGTACTTCCATTTCGTGGTCAAGGCTTTTCCCTGACGGAGACGAGGAAAAGCCCAACCAGGCTGGAATTGATTTTTACCGCAATATGTTTTTGGAGTGTAAAAAATATGGTATGGAACCTTTGGTGACCTTGTGCCATTTTGATATCCCCATGGGACTGGTGGAAAAGTACGGTTCCTGGAGAAACAGAAAGGTTTTAGATTTTTTCCTGCGCTATGCAAATGTCTGTTTTAAGGAATTTTCAGGATTAGTAAAATATTGGCTGACTTTTAATGAGATTAACATTATTTTGCACAGCCCCTTTTCCGGTGCAGGAATTGCATTTCAGGAAGGGGAAAATAAAGCCCAGGTTACCTACCAGTCTGCTCATCATATTTTGGTGGCCAGCGCTTTGGCCACTAAGCTGGCACATGAATGGGATCCGGAGAATCAGGTGGGCTGTATGCTTGCAGGAGGCAGTTTTTATCCTTATTCCTGTAATCCTGAGGATGTTTGGGAATCTGTGAAAAAAGAGCAGGAAAATTTATTTTTCATTGATGTCCAGGTGAGGGGAGCTTATCCATCTTATACCAGGAAACTTTTTTATGATAAGGGAGTCAGCCTTATTATGGAAGAGGGAGATTTGGAGATTTTAAGAAATACGGTGGATTTTGTTTCTTTCAGCTATTATTCCAGCCGCTGCGTGGCTGCGGATATGAACGATAAGGCCTCGAATGAGGGCAATATTATCCGTTCTGTGAAAAATCCTTATTTGCAAGCAAGCCAGTGGGGCTGGGGGATTGACCCTCTGGGACTTAGAATTACCATGAACCAGCTGTATGACCGTTATCAGAAGCCTTTGTTTATTGTTGAAAATGGTTTGGGTGCAAAAGACGAAATCAGGCAGGATGGAAGCATACAGGATGATTACCGTATTGATTATTTAAGAAGTCATATTCAGGCAATGAAAGAAGCTATGGAGGATGGAGTGGAGTTATTGGGGTATACGGTCTGGAGCTGCATTGACATTGTATCTGCTTCTACAGGAGAGATGAGTAAACGATACGGTTTTATCTATGTGGACAGGGCAGACGACGGAAGCGGGACGCTGCAGCGGAGGAAGAAAAAGTCCTTTTATTGGTATAAAAAGGTAATTGAAAGCAATGGTAATGATATTGCCTGA
- the ascF gene encoding PTS cellobiose/arbutin/salicin transporter subunit IIBC: MARDYAVVSKAIVENIGGVDNISSLTHCMTRLRFVLKDESKANEGAVKAIDGVMGVVKQGGQFQVIIGNHVGTAYQEVLKLGDFGEESKVARGEKKEPLTLKKIGNNILDAIVGTMSPLIPAIIGGSMVKLLVMLLAMANILPADSDTYKIINSIGDGAFYFLPVMVAASASKKFKTNMFLSIAIAGTLIHPDFRGLMEAVTVGETAAHFLGVPIASVKYTYTVIPAICMTWILSYIERGVDRITPAVTKNFLKPMLILLIAAPIAILIIGPAGILIGTSISKFVFFVQAKLGFLAVGIMGAIWPLLVITGMHRVFTPTILQTISDTGMEGTVMPSEIGANLSLGGVSLAVALKTKNRELRQTALAAASSALIAGTTEPALYGVAVRLKRPLIASLITGFVCGCLAGIGGLASRSMVSPSVLTGVQFIDPEHPGTSIAWIVGITILSIVLSFVLTLVIGFEDLPEEEE; this comes from the coding sequence ATGGCAAGAGATTATGCGGTTGTATCAAAAGCGATTGTGGAAAATATTGGGGGAGTTGATAATATTTCCAGTCTTACCCACTGTATGACCCGTTTGAGATTTGTCTTAAAGGATGAAAGCAAGGCAAATGAAGGGGCAGTCAAAGCCATTGACGGTGTTATGGGAGTGGTAAAGCAAGGGGGGCAGTTTCAGGTTATTATTGGGAACCATGTTGGGACTGCTTACCAGGAGGTTTTAAAATTAGGAGACTTTGGAGAAGAAAGTAAAGTTGCAAGGGGAGAAAAGAAAGAGCCTTTGACTCTGAAGAAAATCGGAAATAACATTTTAGATGCTATTGTTGGAACCATGTCCCCGTTGATTCCGGCAATTATCGGTGGTTCCATGGTGAAATTGCTGGTTATGCTGCTGGCCATGGCAAATATATTGCCTGCAGACAGCGACACTTACAAGATCATCAATTCCATTGGTGACGGGGCCTTTTATTTTCTGCCTGTGATGGTAGCTGCGTCTGCTTCTAAAAAGTTTAAAACCAATATGTTTCTTTCCATTGCCATTGCGGGAACATTAATTCATCCGGATTTCCGCGGTTTGATGGAGGCGGTAACTGTGGGAGAAACGGCGGCCCATTTTCTGGGGGTCCCCATAGCATCCGTAAAATATACTTATACAGTAATTCCGGCAATCTGCATGACCTGGATTTTATCTTATATTGAACGTGGCGTTGACAGAATTACACCGGCAGTGACGAAAAACTTCTTAAAGCCTATGCTGATTTTATTAATTGCGGCTCCTATTGCAATTTTAATCATTGGACCTGCCGGAATTTTAATCGGTACTTCAATTTCTAAATTCGTATTCTTTGTACAGGCAAAGCTTGGATTCCTGGCAGTAGGTATTATGGGCGCAATTTGGCCTTTACTGGTTATCACAGGTATGCACAGGGTGTTTACTCCAACAATTTTGCAGACGATCTCTGATACAGGAATGGAAGGAACGGTTATGCCCTCTGAAATTGGTGCAAACCTTTCTCTGGGCGGAGTATCCTTAGCCGTAGCTTTAAAAACCAAGAACAGAGAGCTTCGCCAGACTGCCCTTGCGGCTGCTTCTTCCGCCCTGATTGCAGGGACTACGGAACCGGCGCTTTACGGTGTAGCAGTCCGTTTAAAGCGTCCGTTGATCGCTTCTTTGATTACCGGGTTTGTCTGCGGCTGTTTAGCAGGAATCGGGGGACTTGCCAGCCGTTCCATGGTTTCCCCCAGTGTTTTAACAGGAGTTCAGTTTATTGATCCGGAGCATCCGGGAACCAGTATTGCATGGATTGTAGGTATTACGATTTTATCAATTGTATTGTCCTTTGTATTGACTTTGGTAATCGGTTTTGAGGATCTTCCGGAAGAGGAGGAATAA
- a CDS encoding sugar phosphate isomerase/epimerase family protein, producing the protein MIAIYDWFGYELPIKERYQLIKKVGFDGVLLWWSEGFGRNYYRNAPQITREAGLLIENIHTPVENQDDLWLDNLDGVALTDCYLQCVSDCAEFEIPTMVVHLPGEDKPYNTLGLDRIKRITEKAEQLGVNVAFENLRNLVNLAYVLDQVDSPRIGFCYDCGHHHRYYPGHDLLSMYGSRLMALHLHDIGGAYGQHQLPFDGPINWPAAMRKIAEKKYSGATAIEAMNWDYKHLSAEEFLQEAFVRAKRLDSLRLCKEGLV; encoded by the coding sequence ATGATTGCGATTTATGATTGGTTTGGCTATGAATTGCCCATAAAGGAACGATATCAGCTAATAAAAAAGGTCGGATTTGACGGCGTTTTATTATGGTGGAGTGAAGGCTTTGGCCGGAATTATTACCGCAACGCGCCGCAAATTACACGTGAGGCAGGTCTTTTAATAGAAAATATCCACACGCCGGTGGAAAACCAAGACGATCTCTGGCTTGACAATCTGGATGGTGTTGCTTTAACTGATTGCTATTTGCAATGCGTTTCAGACTGCGCCGAATTTGAGATTCCCACAATGGTGGTACACCTGCCAGGCGAAGACAAGCCATATAACACCTTGGGTCTGGACAGAATCAAGAGAATCACTGAAAAAGCGGAGCAGCTTGGCGTCAATGTTGCGTTTGAAAACTTACGGAACCTTGTCAATTTGGCATATGTGCTGGATCAGGTGGACTCCCCGCGGATCGGATTCTGTTATGACTGCGGACATCACCACCGCTATTATCCGGGCCATGATTTATTATCCATGTACGGTTCCCGGTTGATGGCACTGCATTTACATGATATTGGCGGGGCTTATGGCCAACACCAGTTACCCTTTGACGGACCCATTAATTGGCCTGCAGCCATGAGAAAGATTGCTGAAAAGAAGTATTCAGGTGCAACTGCAATAGAGGCCATGAATTGGGATTATAAGCATTTATCAGCAGAGGAATTTTTGCAGGAAGCATTTGTGCGGGCAAAAAGACTGGATTCGTTAAGACTCTGTAAGGAGGGGTTAGTATGA